A window of Streptomyces broussonetiae genomic DNA:
CAGGCAGGTCTGGACCTCCTCGGCGGCCGACTGCCCGTACGCCTTGGTGAACCGCTCCATGAAGTGCGCGCGGCTCAGCTGGTACTCCTGTGTGCCGACCGTCTCGATGACCAGCGTGGCGAGCATGCACCCGACCTGGGCCGCCCGCTCCAGCGAGACACCCCACGCCAGGCCCGACAGGAACCCCGCGCGGAAGGCGTCGCCGACGCCCGTGGGGTCGGCCTTGCGCTCCTCCTCCGGGCAGCCGACCTCGATCGGGTCCTCGCCGACGCGCTCGATGCGCACGCCGCGCGAGCCGAGCGTGGTGACGCGGTGGCCGACCTTGGCCAGGATCTCGTCGTCGCTCCAGCCGGTCTTGGTCTCGATGAGGCCCTTCTCGTACTCGTTGGAGAACAGGTACGTCGCCCCCTCCATCAGCACGCGGATCTCGTTGCCCTCCATACGGGCGATCTGCTGGGAGAAGTCGGCGGCGAACGGAATGCTCCGGGAGCGGCACTCCTCCGTGTGGCGGAGCATGCCCTCCGGATCGTCGGCGCCGATGAGGACGAGGTCGAGGCCGCCGACGCGGTCCGCGACGGTCTTGAGCTCGATGAGGCGGGCCTCGCTCATCGCGCCCGTGTAGAACGAGCCGATCTGGTTGTGGTCGGCGTCGGTGGTGCACACGAAGCGGGCGGTGTGCAGGGTCTCGGAGATACGGACCGACTCGGTGTCCACGCCGTGCCGGTCGAGCCAGGCGCGGTACTCGTCGAAGTCGAAGCCGGCGGCGCCGACCAGGATCGGCCTGGTACCGAGCTGGCCCATGCCGAAGGCGATGTTGGCGGCGACGCCACCACGGCGCACGTCGAGGTTGTCGACCAGAAAGGAGAGCGAAACCGTGTGCAGCCGGTCCGCGACGAACTGGTCGGCGAAGCGGCCGGGGAAGGTCATGAGGTGGTCAGTGGCGATGGAGCCGGTGACTGCAATGCGCACGACGGGAAATCTCCTGCGGGAGGCTGGATTGACAGTTCACGCTACCCGCTCGGGCGAGACCGCTGTAGCTGGCAAAACTACCCGATAGTAGAGCTTTCTTCGCACCCCCGACCGTGCTTACGGTGCCGTCATGACGAACCTCAAGGTCCACTCCCCCGCCCCGGCCGACCTCGAGGGCGACCTCGCCGCGCTGCGTGTCGACTGCGCGCGGATGGCGCCGCACTGGGCGGTGCCGCCGCACGCCGCGCCGCGGCCGGTGCCGCCGTCCCTGATCCACGGGGTGAGCGTGCCGGCGCGCTCCGCGCGGCTGCTGGACGCGATGTCCGACTACGGCGACTGACACGCCGGGCGCGTTCACCGGGAACCGCGCGCTCCCCGCCCGCGTCCCATCGCCGTCCCCCACGCGGGGGAGGCGGGATACGACCGCGGGACACGACCAGCGAGGAGCGATGCGGTGAACACCGAGCGACCCGAGGACCGCACGCCGACGACCGGGACGACGGACGGCGCGCAGGGCGCGGACAGTGCGCAGGGTGCCGACGGCGAGCACGGCGGGCGGCGTCGGTCCCGGTTCGTCGTCGTCTCCGTGGCCGCCGCCGTGCTGCTGGTCGGCGGCGGTGGCGCGCTGCTCGCGGCGAGCAGTGGCGCAGGCGGCCGTACGGGCGGCCCCGGCGCGGCCGGCGGGGGCGGCACTCCCCAGCCGCTCGCCCTGGACGGCTGGAGCGCGAACGGCGTCGCCGTGGGCGAGCCGGACCCCTACGGCGCGACGTACGTGGCCCACGGCGAGCTGCCCGCCGGCCCTGGTTCCGCGCCGGTGTACGCCCCGGCGGGTGCGGTCGGCAAGGACGCGGTGGCGCGCCTGGCCCGGGCGCTCGGCGTCGGTGCGACGCCGGTGGCCGAGGGCGGGATCTGGCGGGTCGGCGGCAAGGACGGCACCGGACCGAGCCTGACGGTGAACCGGGACGCGCCCGGCAGCTGGACCTTCAGCCGGTACGCGCCGGGCACCGACGACTGCAGGAAGGGCGTCCTGTGCACGCACGACCCGATGGGCCCGGCGGGCTCAGCGGTGAGCGTGTCCAGGGCGACCTCGGCCGCTGCGCCGGTGCTCAAGGCGGCCGGGCTGGACGGCGCGAAGGTCGACGCGAGCCAGGTCATGGGCGTCCAGCGGGTGGTCAACGCCGATCCGGTGGTCGGCGGGCTGCCGACGTACGGCTGGACGACCGGCCTGACCGTGGACCGGCAGGGCCGGGTCGTGGGCGGTCACGGGCTGCTGGGGACGCCGGTGAAGGGTGCCACGTACCCCGTGCTGAGCGCGGCGAGGACGCTCAGGCAGATGAACGCGGCGCCCAGGAGCGACCACCGGATGGGGATCGGCGGCTGCGCTTCCCCGGTACCGCTCAAGGACCACGGGGAGCAGCTGTGCGGTGCGTCCTCCGCCACGCCCGGGCCGGCGGACGCGGCCACGGGCGGCACGACGGTCACCGTCGACAAGGCGGTGTTCGGGCTGGCCGCGCACTCCGTGGCGGGGCGGCAGACGCTGGTGCCGTCCTGGCTGTTCGAGGTGCGGGACGGCGCGGGGAGCAGCGCGTACACGGTGACGTACCCGGCGGTCGATCCCGCGTATGTGGCGTCGGCGACGACTCCCTCGGCGGGGGGAACCGTGGGGACCGGGACGGCACCCAAGTCGCACACCGTGAAGGTCGAGGGCTATGCGTCCGACGGCAGGGAGCTGACGGTGAGCTTCTTCGGCGGGGTGTGCGCCGACTACACGGCGGCGGCGAAGGAGAGCGGCGGGAAGGTGACCGTCACCGTCACGGAGCACCCCTGGCCGGACAAGGTGTGCGTGCTGATCGCCAAGGAGTACGTGAAGACCGTACGGCTGGACGCACCGCTGGGCGGACGGACGGTGGTCGGCGCGGACGGCGGGCGGATCCCCCCGGCCAAGGCGGGGGCGCTGCGGCCGGTTGCGGCGCTGCGGACGCGCTAGGTCGAGGACGTACGACGAAGGCGGCGGCCCCTTGCAAGGGGCCGCCGCCTTTCTCAGGCCGTCAGGCTGCGGGCCGTCGGCTCAGCTGAAGGAGTCGCCGCAGGCGCAGGAGCCGGTCGCGTTCGGGTTGTCGATCGTGAAGCCCTGCTTCTCGATGGTGTCCACGAAGTCGACGGTGGCGCCGCCCAGGTACGGAGCGCTCATGCGGTCCGTGACGACCTTGACCCCGCCGAAGTCCTTCACCACGTCGCCGTCGAGCGAGCGCTCGTCGAAGAAGAGCTGGTAGCGCAGGCCGGAGCAGCCGCCGGGCTGAACGGCGACGCGCAGCGCGAGGTCGTCGCGGCCTTCCTGGTCGAGCAGGGCCTTGACCTTGGCCGCGGCGGCGTCGGTCAGGATGATGCCGTCGGTGACGGTGGTGGTCTCGTCCGATACGGACATCTACATCTCTCCCGGGTTGTACGGAGACTGCTTGCCGACGAGTGCAACCGGCGCTTCCGCGGATTCATTCCGGGCCGGGCAGTCGCGTTGTCGCGTTTTCGTTCTCTTCTTCATGCTCGCACATGCCCCTGGAGGCCGACAGCGGCCCGTGGAGGGAGCCGAGCGGGATTCACGTCACATCGACGTTATGGCCATCGTCAAACTGACATGAAGCGGATATGATAGATAGCGTCAGTTAGACGAAAAGAAGAAAGGGTGCGTGTCGTGACCACCGCCCAGACCCCGGATCTCGACGTACAGCCGACTCCGCTCGCCCTGCTGCTGCTCGGCCGTGAGGCCGACCCCAAGAGCGAGCGGGGCGTCGAGTGCCCCGGTGACCTGCCCTCGCCCTCCGACCCCGACCTGGTGAAGCGCGCCCGCGCGGCCAAGGAGAAGCTCGGGGACAAGGTCTTCGTGCTCGGCCACCACTACCAGCGCGACGAGGTCATCCAGTTCGCCGACGTCACGGGTGACTCGTTCAAGCTGGCCAGGGATGCGGCCGCGCGCCCGGACGCCGAGTACATCGTCTTCTGCGGTGTGCACTTCATGGCCGAGTCCGCGGACATCCTCACCTCCGACGACCAGAAGGTCGTCCTGCCCGACCTCGCCGCCGGCTGCTCGATGGCCGACATGGCGACGGCCGAGCAGGTCGCGGAGTGCTGGGACGTGCTGACCGAGGCAGGCGTGGCCGAGCAGGTGGTGCCGGTCTCGTACATGAACTCCTCCGCCGACATCAAGGCGTTCACCGGCAAGCACGGCGGCACGATCTGCACCTCGTCCAACGCCAAGCGGGCCCTCGACTGGGCCTTCGAGCAGGGCGAAAAGGTGCTCTTCCTGCCCGACCAGCACCTCGGCCGCAACACCGCCGTCCGCGACATGGGCATGTCCCTGGACGACTGCGTGGTCTACAACCCGCACAAGCCGAACGGCGGACTGACGGCGGAGCAGCTGCGGGCTGCGAAGATGATCCTGTGGCGGGGGCACTGCTCGGTGCACGGCCGCTTCAGCCTGGACTCGGTGAACGACGTCCGCGAGCGCATCCCCGGTGTGAACGTCCTGGTCCACCCCGAGTGCAAGCACGAGGTCGTGGCCGCGGCGGACCACGTCGGCTCGACCGAGTACATCATCAAGGCTCTCGAGGCAGCGCCGGCCGGTTCCAAGTGGGCCATCGGCACGGAGCTGAACCTGGTCCGCCGCCTGGCGAACCGTTTCGCTCCCGAGGGCAAGGAGATCGTCTTCCTCGACAAGACGGTCTGCTTCTGCTCGACCATGAACCGCATCGACCTGCCCCACCTGGTCTGGGCCCTGGAGTCCCTGGCCGAGGGCACCCTGGTCAACCGCATCGAGGTCGACAAGGAGACAGAGGCCTTCGCCAAGCTGGCCCTGGAGCGCATGCTGGCCCTGCCGTAGGTCTCCTCACGACAGGGCTGAGGCCCGGCTCCCCGAGGGGAGCCGGGCCTCAGTGGTGTTCGCGGACGGTGTTCGCGGACGGTGTTCGCGGACCGAGGGAGTGCGCAGACCGACGGCGTTCAGACGCCGGCCGGTTCCAGCACCTCGGGCTCGCGGTCCTGCTGCTTCGCCGCGCGCTTCTTCGCCCGGCGCTCCTTGCGCAGCTCCACCATCGCGTAGAGCGTCGGCACCAGCAGGAGCGTCAGCAGGGTGGACGTGATCAGGCCGCCGATGACGACCACCGCCAGCGGCTGGGCGATGAAGCCGCCCTCGCCCGTGACGCCGAGCGCCATGGGAAGCAGGGCGAAGATCGTCGCCAGAGCCGTCATCAGGATCGGGCGCAGCCGGTGCCGGCCGCCCTCGATCACGGCCTCGACCACGCCGTGGCCCTGTCGGCGGTACTGGTTGATCAGGTCGATCAGCACGATCGCGTTGGTCACCACGATGCCGATCAGCATCAGCATGCCGATCATCGCCGGAACGCCCATCGGGGTACCGGTGGCGACCAGCAGACCGATCGCGCCCGTCGCGGCGAACGGGATCGACACCAGCAGGATCAGGGGCTGCACCAGCGAACGGAACGTCGCGACCAGCAGCATGAAGACGATCGCGATCGCCGCCAGCATGGCCAGGCCCAGGTTCTTGAACGCGTCGTTCTGGTCGGAGGTGACACCGCCGATCTCGGCCGTGGCCCCCGCCGGGAGCTTGAGTGCCTTGATCCTCGACTGGAGCTTGGTGCTGATCGCGCCGGTGTTGTCACCGGTCGGCTTGGCCGTGACGGTCGCTGCGCGCCGGCCGTCGATGCGGGTCAGCGACACCGGGCCGTCCACCAGCTGCACCGTGGCGATGTCACCGAGCCTGGCCGGGCCGATGCGCAGGTTCTTCAGCTGGGCCAGGGTGGTGGCGGGCTCGGCCGACCGCACCACGACATCGCGCTCGGTGTCGTCGAGGACCGCCTTCGCCGCCGTCGTACCGCGCACCGCCTGGGCGACCATCGCGCCGAGCTTCTGGTCGTCGAGGCCGGCTGCCGACGCCTTGGCGTTGGCCTGCACCGAGATCCGCGGCACGCTCGTCGACAGATCGCTGGTGACGTCCGTGACGCCGTCCAGGCCGGCGACCGTGGAGCGGACCTGCTCGGCCGCCGTGCGCAGCGCCTGCGGATCGGCGGCCTTCACCACGACGCTCAGGTCCTGGTTGCCGAAGCCGTCACCGGCCGACACCGTGGTCGTACCGATGCCCTGGAGCTTCTTCAGCCCGTCCTCGAGGTGCTTTTGGACCTCGTCGTACGACTTCGAGTCCTTGAGCATGACCTGGTAGGAGGCCTGGTTGGTGTCGGTGCCGCCGCCGAAGGCCGCCATGAAGCCGGAGGAGCCGACGGTGACCTGGTAGTCCTTCACGCCCTCGGTGGAGGCGATCAGCTTCTCCACCTTCTTCGCCTGCGCGTCCGTGGCCGCGAGGCCGGTGCCGGGCTTCAGCTCCTGCTTGACGGTGATGACTTCCTGCTCGCCCTGGTCGAAGAAGTTGGTCTTGAGCAGGCCGCCCATGCCGAACGTGACGACGAGGACCACGATCGCGATCAGGACGCTGGTCAGGCGGCGGCGGGTGGCAAAGCGCAGCACGGGGACGTAGGCGCGCTGCAGGCGGCTGTTCGCCTCCTTCTCCTCGGCCCGCCGGCGAGCCTCGTCGGCGTCCTCGGGGGTGCCCTTGGGCGCACGCAGGAACCAGTACGACAGGACCGGGACGACCGTCAGCGAGACGAGCAGCGAGGCCAGCAGGGCCGCCGTCACCGTGATGCTGAACGAGCCGAACAGGGCGCCCACCATGCCGCCGACCAGGCCGATCGGCAGGAAGACGGCGACCGTGGTGAGGGTGGAGGAGGTGACCGCGCCGGCCACCTCGCGCACGGCGCTCAGGATCGCCGCCTGCCGCTCCTCGCCGTAGCCGAGGTGGCGCTTGATGTTCTCCAGGACCACGATCGAGTCGTCGACGACCCGGCCGATGGCGATGGTCAGCGCGCCCAGCGTGAGCATGTTCAGGGACAGGCCGCGCGTCCACAGCACGATCAGTGCGAGGACGACGGACAGCGGGATGGAGACCGCCGTCACCAGCGTCGAACGGATCGACGCGAGGAAGACCAGGATGACGAGGACCGCGAAGAGCAGGCCGAGCGCGCCCTCGGTGGTCAGGCCCTTGATGGACTTGGAGACGGCCGGGCCCTGGTCGCTGACGACCGTGAGCCTCGCGCCGGAGCCGAGCTGCTCACGCAGGCCGGGCAGCTTGTCCTTGACCGCGCCCGAGATGGTGACCGCGCTGCCGTCGTGGTCCATGGTCACGTTGACGGCGAGGCTGGGCCTGCCGTCGGTGCGGGTGATGGAGTCGGCCGGGGCGGGCTGCTCCTTGACGGTGGCCACGTCACCGAGGCGTACCGGCCCGCCGCCGCTCCCGCCGGTGACCGTCAGGTCCTGGATCTGCTTCAGCGAGGTGAAGCCGCCGCCGACCTGGACGGTGCGGCTCACGCCGTCCTCGTCGAAGGAACCCGCCGGGACGGTCGCGCCTCCCGCCTGCAGGGCCTGGCCGAGCGCGGCGGAGGTGAGACGCGCCCGGGCGAGCTTCGCGTCGTCCGGGGTGACCGTGACCTGGAGGTCGCGCACACCGGTGACCTGGACGCGGCCGACGCCGGAGATGTCCTTGAGGGCCGGTACGACGGTCTTGTCGAGCTGGTCGGCCAGGGCCTGCTGGTCCTTGCCGGAGGTGGCGGCGAGGACCACGGTCGGCATGTCGTCGGTCGAGCCGGAGACGACCTGCGGGTCGACATCGGTCGGAAGCTGGTTGCGGGCCCGGTTGACGGCCTGCTGGACGTCCGAGACGAGCTGCTTGGTGTCGTTGCCGTAGTCGAAGGACGCCATGATCACGGCGTTGCCCTCACTGGCGGTGGAGGTGACCGACTTGACGCCGTCCACACCCTGGAGGTTGTTCTCGATCGGCTCGACGACCTGCTTCTCGACCACATCGGGCGAGGCACCCTGGTACGGCGCGATCACCGACACCATGGGCAGGTTGATGGTGGGCAGCAGCTGCTGCTTGATCTGGGGTATCGCAATCAGCCCGAAGACGAGCGCGACAAGCGACATCAGGCCGATCAGGGCCCGTTGCCGGAGGCTGAATCTCGACAGCCAGGACATGGATCAAGGTCTCTCTTCTGGGAGCGGCAGACCCCATCACCCTCGCCCATCACGGAGGGCCGAACCGTAGGCCCAGAGTCCATTTCCTTACCCGGGCCCTACTCCGCTCGTAGTACGCCGGGTGGAGACTTCGCCGTACACCCGGGTGGAGAGTCAGTCCGTCCTCGGCCGGACCAGTCCCGACTCGTACGCGATCACCACGAGCTGGGCCCGGTCGCGCGCGCCCAGCTTGGCCATGGCCCGGTTGACGTGCGTCTTCACCGTGAGCGGGCTGACCTCGAGGCGCTCGGCGATCTCATCGTTGGAGTGCCCGCCGGCGACCTGGACGAGTACCTCCCGCTCCCGTCCGGTGAGCGCGCCGAGCCGCTCGGAGCGGGCGGGGTCGCGGCCGTCGTCACCGTCGCCCTGCGCGAGGAAGCGGGCGATCAGCCCCCTGGTGGCGACCGGCGACAGCAGCGCCTCACCGCCGGCCGCGACCCTGATCGCGTTCAGCAGCTCCTCCGGCTCACTGCCCTTGCCCAGGAAGCCGGAGGCGCCCGCGCGCAGCGCCTGGACGACGTAGTCGTCCACCTCGAACGTCGTCAGGATGACCACACGGACCTGCGCGAGCAGGGGATCGGCGCTGATCATCCGGGTGGCGGCAAGGCCGTCCGTGCCCGGCATCCGGATGTCCATGAGGACGACGTCGGCGGCCTGTTCCCCGGCCAGCCGCACCGCCTCCGCGCCGTCGGAGGCCTCCCCCACCACCTCCATGTCGGCCTCGGAGTCGACCAGCACCCTGAACGCGCTGCGCAGCAGTGCCTGGTCGTCGGCGAGCAGGACACGGATCGTCATGCGGGCTCCCCCGGGGCCGTCGTACGGGTCTCCGTACGGGTCTTGACGGGCAGGATCGCATGGACGCGGAAGCCGCCGCCGTAGCGGGGTCCGGTGGTGAGGGTGCCGCCGAGGGCGCTGGCCCGCTCGCGCATGCCGAGCAGTCCGTGCCCGCCGCCCGTGCCGGGCGCGCTCTGCCCGCCCGGGCCGTCGTCCAGGACGGTGACCTCGATGTCCGGGCCCACGCGTACGACGCTGACCTCGGCCTTGGCACCCGGTCCCGCATGCTTTTGCACATTGGTCAGGGCCTCCTGGACGATCCGGTAGGCGGCCAGGTCGACGGCGGCGGGCAGATCGGATTCCTGCGCGGCGAGGGCCACCTCCACCGGGAGCCCGGCGCTGCGGAAGGTCCCCGCGAGATCCTCGAGGCGGCCCAGGCCGGGCGCGGGTTCGGTCGGGGCCTCCGGGTCACCGGACTGGCGCAGCAGACCGACGGTGGCCCGCAGTTCGTCCAGGGCCGAGCGGCTGGCCTCCCGGACGTGGGCGAGAGCCTCCTTGGCCTGGTCGGGGCGCTTGTCCATGACGTGTGCGGCCACCCCGGCCTGCACGTTCACGAGGGCGATGTGATGGGCGACGACG
This region includes:
- a CDS encoding carbohydrate kinase family protein, whose translation is MRIAVTGSIATDHLMTFPGRFADQFVADRLHTVSLSFLVDNLDVRRGGVAANIAFGMGQLGTRPILVGAAGFDFDEYRAWLDRHGVDTESVRISETLHTARFVCTTDADHNQIGSFYTGAMSEARLIELKTVADRVGGLDLVLIGADDPEGMLRHTEECRSRSIPFAADFSQQIARMEGNEIRVLMEGATYLFSNEYEKGLIETKTGWSDDEILAKVGHRVTTLGSRGVRIERVGEDPIEVGCPEEERKADPTGVGDAFRAGFLSGLAWGVSLERAAQVGCMLATLVIETVGTQEYQLSRAHFMERFTKAYGQSAAEEVQTCLG
- a CDS encoding iron-sulfur cluster assembly accessory protein, encoding MSVSDETTTVTDGIILTDAAAAKVKALLDQEGRDDLALRVAVQPGGCSGLRYQLFFDERSLDGDVVKDFGGVKVVTDRMSAPYLGGATVDFVDTIEKQGFTIDNPNATGSCACGDSFS
- the nadA gene encoding quinolinate synthase NadA; amino-acid sequence: MTTAQTPDLDVQPTPLALLLLGREADPKSERGVECPGDLPSPSDPDLVKRARAAKEKLGDKVFVLGHHYQRDEVIQFADVTGDSFKLARDAAARPDAEYIVFCGVHFMAESADILTSDDQKVVLPDLAAGCSMADMATAEQVAECWDVLTEAGVAEQVVPVSYMNSSADIKAFTGKHGGTICTSSNAKRALDWAFEQGEKVLFLPDQHLGRNTAVRDMGMSLDDCVVYNPHKPNGGLTAEQLRAAKMILWRGHCSVHGRFSLDSVNDVRERIPGVNVLVHPECKHEVVAAADHVGSTEYIIKALEAAPAGSKWAIGTELNLVRRLANRFAPEGKEIVFLDKTVCFCSTMNRIDLPHLVWALESLAEGTLVNRIEVDKETEAFAKLALERMLALP
- a CDS encoding efflux RND transporter permease subunit — its product is MSWLSRFSLRQRALIGLMSLVALVFGLIAIPQIKQQLLPTINLPMVSVIAPYQGASPDVVEKQVVEPIENNLQGVDGVKSVTSTASEGNAVIMASFDYGNDTKQLVSDVQQAVNRARNQLPTDVDPQVVSGSTDDMPTVVLAATSGKDQQALADQLDKTVVPALKDISGVGRVQVTGVRDLQVTVTPDDAKLARARLTSAALGQALQAGGATVPAGSFDEDGVSRTVQVGGGFTSLKQIQDLTVTGGSGGGPVRLGDVATVKEQPAPADSITRTDGRPSLAVNVTMDHDGSAVTISGAVKDKLPGLREQLGSGARLTVVSDQGPAVSKSIKGLTTEGALGLLFAVLVILVFLASIRSTLVTAVSIPLSVVLALIVLWTRGLSLNMLTLGALTIAIGRVVDDSIVVLENIKRHLGYGEERQAAILSAVREVAGAVTSSTLTTVAVFLPIGLVGGMVGALFGSFSITVTAALLASLLVSLTVVPVLSYWFLRAPKGTPEDADEARRRAEEKEANSRLQRAYVPVLRFATRRRLTSVLIAIVVLVVTFGMGGLLKTNFFDQGEQEVITVKQELKPGTGLAATDAQAKKVEKLIASTEGVKDYQVTVGSSGFMAAFGGGTDTNQASYQVMLKDSKSYDEVQKHLEDGLKKLQGIGTTTVSAGDGFGNQDLSVVVKAADPQALRTAAEQVRSTVAGLDGVTDVTSDLSTSVPRISVQANAKASAAGLDDQKLGAMVAQAVRGTTAAKAVLDDTERDVVVRSAEPATTLAQLKNLRIGPARLGDIATVQLVDGPVSLTRIDGRRAATVTAKPTGDNTGAISTKLQSRIKALKLPAGATAEIGGVTSDQNDAFKNLGLAMLAAIAIVFMLLVATFRSLVQPLILLVSIPFAATGAIGLLVATGTPMGVPAMIGMLMLIGIVVTNAIVLIDLINQYRRQGHGVVEAVIEGGRHRLRPILMTALATIFALLPMALGVTGEGGFIAQPLAVVVIGGLITSTLLTLLLVPTLYAMVELRKERRAKKRAAKQQDREPEVLEPAGV
- a CDS encoding response regulator, producing MTIRVLLADDQALLRSAFRVLVDSEADMEVVGEASDGAEAVRLAGEQAADVVLMDIRMPGTDGLAATRMISADPLLAQVRVVILTTFEVDDYVVQALRAGASGFLGKGSEPEELLNAIRVAAGGEALLSPVATRGLIARFLAQGDGDDGRDPARSERLGALTGREREVLVQVAGGHSNDEIAERLEVSPLTVKTHVNRAMAKLGARDRAQLVVIAYESGLVRPRTD
- a CDS encoding sensor histidine kinase, which produces MSTLDRARCSLKAHPWALDAAVAAGVLVCMIAGSFVTPRGNNGVTWGVRTPAALSLVLMLLAAAALVFRSRAPMAVLAVTGTFSVVECVTGDPRAPVAMAAVVALYTVASTTDRTTTLRIGLPTMTVLTAAAMLGGPLPWYGQENLGVLAWTGIGATAGDAVRSRRAVVQAIRERAERAERTREEEARRRVAEERLRIARDLHDVVAHHIALVNVQAGVAAHVMDKRPDQAKEALAHVREASRSALDELRATVGLLRQSGDPEAPTEPAPGLGRLEDLAGTFRSAGLPVEVALAAQESDLPAAVDLAAYRIVQEALTNVQKHAGPGAKAEVSVVRVGPDIEVTVLDDGPGGQSAPGTGGGHGLLGMRERASALGGTLTTGPRYGGGFRVHAILPVKTRTETRTTAPGEPA